Part of the Aureitalea marina genome, TAGTGGAAGTGCATATCTCCAATACCATGCAACGGGAAGAGTTCAGGCATCAATCTTATATCTCTTCTGGTGCTCGAGGGGTTATCTTAGGATTCGGGATGCAGAGCTACGAATTGGCTCTCCAAAGTTTTCTAAAATAAAAAAGCACCCCGTTTTGGAGCGCTTTCTTTAATCCTATTAATTTTCTACAGGTGGATGACCTCGTCGTAGGCATCGGCTACGGCTTCCATCACGGCCTCACTCATGGTGGGGTGAGGGTGAATTGCCTTCAATACTTCATGACCTGTAGTCTCTAGTTTTCTCGCTACGACCGCCTCAGCGATCATATCCGTAACACCAGCTCCTATCATATGACAACCTAGCCATTCTCCGTACTTGGCGTCGAAAATGACTTTCACAAATCCGTCTTTGTTACCGGAGGCACTAGCCTTACCACTGGCAGAGAAAGGAAACTTCCCAACCTTGATGTCAAAACCGGCTTCCTTGGCCTGGGCTTCTGTCATCCCCACACTAGCGATCTCGGGCGAAGTATAGGTACAACCGGGGATGTTACCGTAATCGATTGGCTCTACATGCATGCCAGCGATCTTTTCTACACAGGCGATTCCTTCGGCGGAGGCCACGTGAGCAAGCGCAGGGCCATGTACAATATCTCCTATGGCGTAGTAACCTGGGATATTGGTCTGATACCAATCGTTCACTATGATCTTGCCCTTATCGGTAACTATGCCGACATCCTCTAATCCGATATTCTCTAGGTTTGAGGTAATACCTACCGCGGAAAGGACCACATCGGCTTCCAGGATCTCTTCTCCTTTTTTGGTTTTAACCGTAGCCTTCACCTTGTCTCCTGAAGTATCGACAGATTCTACAGAGGAATTGGTCATAACCTTGATTCCGGATTTCTTAAAGATGCGTTCAAACTGTTTAGAGACTTCTTCGTCTTCTACAGGAACCAGTCTTGGCAGAAATTCTACTATGGTTACATCAGTACCCATACTGTTGTAGAAGTTTGAAAACTCCACACCAATTGCTCCGCTTCCAACGACTATCATACTTTCTGGCTGCTCCGGCAATGTCATTGCCTCCCGATATCCGATCACTTTCTTTCCATCCTGTGGCAAGTTTGGTAATTCCCTGGAACGAGCACCTGTAGCGATCACGATATGATCTGCGCTGTACTCCGTACCATCAACTTCCACCTTTTTACCAGGCTTGAGTTTACCATAACCATTGATCACATCGATCTTGTTCTTCTTCATCAGGAATTGAACCCCTTTGCTCATACCATCGGCTACACCACGACTGCGATCCACTACCTTGCCAAAGTCCTTATCGGCACCTTCTACGGTCAAACCATAGTCCTCAGCATGTTTCAAGTATTCGAAAACCTGGGCACTTTTAAGCAAGGCCTTGGTTGGGATACAACCCCAGTTGAGGCAAACCCCTCCCAGACTTTCCTTTTCGATGATTGCTGTTTTCAAACCTAATTGTGAGGCTCGGATGGCCGCCACATAACCTCCGGGTCCACTGCCCAGAACGATCATATCGTATTTGCTCATTGCGCTAATTGACTAGGGTTAAATTCGAGCCACGAAATTACGGAATATTCAGGTAATCCTGAAGTCAAAATCTAATTATCCTGAGGGCCATGAAATGCCTTAGGATTCGGTCTTAAAATCAATCGAGAGGGAGTTTACACAGTATCGCTGACCCGTCTGTGTAGGACCATCATTAAAGACATGCCCCAGGTGACTGCCACATTGCGCACACAAGATCTCGGTCCTGATCATTCCATGCGAAGTGTCCCTGATATATTCTACTCTTCCGGGGATGGATTCGTCAAAGGAAGGCCAGCCACAGCCACTGTCAAACTTAGAATTACTCTCAAAAAGAGGAGTCCGACAGGCTCCGCAAGAATAGGTGCCCGGCTCGGCATGAAGGTTATACTTACCCGTAAAGGGACGCTCCGTTCCTTTACCCCTCAGGATATGGTAGCGATCATGCCCCAATTCCTCCAACCACTGTTCTTCAGTTTTATGAATTGGATACTGTTTATTCATTGCTCTCAGGTACAAATTTCAGAGCCGCTCCATTGATACAGTGACGTTTTCCAGTAGTATTTCTTGGACCGTCATTAAACACATGACCAAGATGTCCACCGCAGGTAGCGCAATGCTCCTCTGTTCGAGGATAACCGATCTTATAATCGGTAGAATAGGCCACATTGTCCTTGATCTCTCTGTCAAAGCTTGGCCATCCCGTTCCGCTGTCAAATTTATGCTCGCTTTTAAACAAGGGCGTTGCACAGGCCGCACAAACGTAAGTTCCCTGCTCGTAGTTTTTGTTCAATTCTGAGGTGAATGCTCTTTCCGTACCATCCTCTCTGAGCACATAATACTGAATGTCCGTTAGTTGGGCCCGCCATTCTTCGTCTGTTTTAGTCACTTTATAAAGTGTTTCAGACTCTTTTTCTCCTTCTTTATCCTGGGCGGGAGATTGACAGGACATCAATAACCCGCCCAGAATTAGCAATACAATTTTTTTCATAGTTTCTTTAATCCG contains:
- the lpdA gene encoding dihydrolipoyl dehydrogenase, whose protein sequence is MSKYDMIVLGSGPGGYVAAIRASQLGLKTAIIEKESLGGVCLNWGCIPTKALLKSAQVFEYLKHAEDYGLTVEGADKDFGKVVDRSRGVADGMSKGVQFLMKKNKIDVINGYGKLKPGKKVEVDGTEYSADHIVIATGARSRELPNLPQDGKKVIGYREAMTLPEQPESMIVVGSGAIGVEFSNFYNSMGTDVTIVEFLPRLVPVEDEEVSKQFERIFKKSGIKVMTNSSVESVDTSGDKVKATVKTKKGEEILEADVVLSAVGITSNLENIGLEDVGIVTDKGKIIVNDWYQTNIPGYYAIGDIVHGPALAHVASAEGIACVEKIAGMHVEPIDYGNIPGCTYTSPEIASVGMTEAQAKEAGFDIKVGKFPFSASGKASASGNKDGFVKVIFDAKYGEWLGCHMIGAGVTDMIAEAVVARKLETTGHEVLKAIHPHPTMSEAVMEAVADAYDEVIHL
- the msrB gene encoding peptide-methionine (R)-S-oxide reductase MsrB; translated protein: MKKIVLLILGGLLMSCQSPAQDKEGEKESETLYKVTKTDEEWRAQLTDIQYYVLREDGTERAFTSELNKNYEQGTYVCAACATPLFKSEHKFDSGTGWPSFDREIKDNVAYSTDYKIGYPRTEEHCATCGGHLGHVFNDGPRNTTGKRHCINGAALKFVPESNE
- the msrB gene encoding peptide-methionine (R)-S-oxide reductase MsrB → MNKQYPIHKTEEQWLEELGHDRYHILRGKGTERPFTGKYNLHAEPGTYSCGACRTPLFESNSKFDSGCGWPSFDESIPGRVEYIRDTSHGMIRTEILCAQCGSHLGHVFNDGPTQTGQRYCVNSLSIDFKTES